A genomic window from Salvelinus namaycush isolate Seneca chromosome 5, SaNama_1.0, whole genome shotgun sequence includes:
- the LOC120047974 gene encoding F-box/LRR-repeat protein 12-like, with protein MADFRTSTLDYFPENILIDILSYLGVRELIRTGRVCKRWRRLVKDQRLWRVVDLTAWKGVTSRMLWVLLRQYLGTGLRCLRLRGLLLSARGGAFLSESWLKALSSRCPRLRSLSLLHADLRGLHSCQLLPTTLQVLELRGCELPQGFFTQTPLSPEKQAGMASTAATQQQGRVQTGKVPASTSGIAIETMVLDNVPSFTDQHLQSLASWLRLSRLELRNVLRVTAEGLRRSAAQETDLGLNGLSRLKYLEIGHFGRPGAQLQMASLGLGVGWLGLEELSLGGKEVGPGLLSASRLRDLKRLRLRCCKLREMQVLRSCRTLRDLRRLEFCEVFFQVCPKTPEREGEVERQGEGEEGREGGTDSCDDKLEENDPVPSLRRSLAALLPQCALVFTNCTVTITSD; from the exons GGTGTGTAAGAGATGGAGACGCCTTGTAAAAGACCAAAGACTATGGCGAGTTGTTGATCTAACTGCATGGAAAGGG GTGACATCGCGCATGCTGTGGGTTCTTCTACGCCAGTATCTGGGCACTGGGCTCCGATGCCTGCGGCTGCGTGGCTTGCTGCTCTCTGCTAGAGGTGGGGCCTTTCTCTCAGAGTCCTGGCTTAAGGCTTTGTCCTCCAGGTGCCCCCGTCTGCGTAGTCTTTCCCTGCTGCACGCAGACCTGAGAGGCTTGCACAGTTGCCAGCTCCTGCCCACAACACTGCAGGTCCTAGAGTTGCGTGGCTGCGAGCTACCACAGGGCTTTTTCACCCAGACCCCACTCAGTCCTGAGAAACAAGCTGGAATGGCATCAACTGCTGCTACTCAGCAACAGGGACGTGTTCAAACTGGGAAAGTGCCTGCCTCCACATCAGGGATTGCCATTGAGACGATGGTCCTTGACAACGTGCCCTCCTTCACAGACCAGCACCTGCAGAGTCTGGCGTCTTGGTTAAGGCTTAGCCGCCTAGAGCTCCGCAATGTCCTTCGTGTCACAGCGGAAGGCCTTAGGCGCAGTGCCGCCCAAGAAACTGACTTGGGCTTAAACGGGCTCTCCAGGCTCAAGTACCTGGAGATAGGGCACTTTGGGCGACCGGGCGCCCAGCTGCAAATGGCCTCCCTGGGGCTCGGAGTGGGCTGGCTGGGCCTAGAGGAACTAAGCCTTGGCGGTAAGGAGGTGGGACCAGGCCTGCTGTCCGCCAGCCGCCTGAGGGACCTGAAGCGCCTGCGCCTGAGATGCTGCAAGCTGAGAGAGATGCAGGTGCTACGTAGCTGCAGGACACTGCGGGACCTGCGCAGGTTGGAGTTCTGCGAGGTGTTCTTCCAGGTTTGCCCAAagacaccagagagagagggggaggtggagaggcagggagagggtgaggaggggagggagggtggcACAGATAGTTGTGATGATAAACTGGAAGAGAATGACCCTGTGCCAAGTCTGCGCCGCTCACTTGCTGCTCTGCTGCCACAATGTGCACTAGTGTTTACCAACTGCACCGTTACAATAACCTCAGACTAG